The Zingiber officinale cultivar Zhangliang chromosome 9A, Zo_v1.1, whole genome shotgun sequence genome window below encodes:
- the LOC122019139 gene encoding pathogenesis-related protein 1-like, which yields MANESSGCSTTKVTSSFLLALVCAAALALAAAPAVVPQNSPQDYVNAHNAARANVGAGLPPVSWDSQVAAYAQNYANQRARDCQLVHSGGPYGEDIFWGSGRDYTAADAVGAWVAERQNYDYSSNTCASGQVCGHYTQVVWRSSTAIGCDQLAIFLPF from the exons ATGGCCAATGAGAGTTCAGGATGCTCCACGACAA AGGTGACGTCATCATTCCTACTGGCGTTGGTGTGCGCCGCCGCGTTGGCTCTGGCGGCTGCGCCGGCGGTCGTGCCGCAGAACTCGCCTCAGGACTACGTGAACGCCCACAACGCGGCGCGCGCGAACGTCGGCGCGGGTCTGCCGCCGGTGTCGTGGGACAGCCAGGTGGCTGCGTACGCGCAGAACTACGCGAACCAGCGGGCCAGGGACTGCCAGCTGGTGCACTCGGGCGGGCCCTACGGCGAGGACATCTTCTGGGGATCCGGCCGCGACTACACGGCGGCGGACGCCGTGGGGGCCTGGGTGGCGGAGCGGCAGAACTACGACTACTCCAGCAACACCTGCGCCTCCGGCCAGGTGTGCGGCCACTACACGCAGGTGGTGTGGCGATCGTCGACGGCGATCGGCTGCGATCAATTAGCAATTTTTCTAccattttag
- the LOC122020172 gene encoding uncharacterized protein LOC122020172, whose amino-acid sequence MRHLKCSRKRRKFSLRSLMLRSKRLNNSPKLKTKETRVYLILEYAAKGELYKELQKSKCFSERRTATKSMAATSAEGGLDPILAYTAGAEIEQLQWSSSQPDWVAIAYSTKLQILRV is encoded by the exons ATGAG ACACTTGAAATGCTCGAGAAAAAGGAGAAAGTTCTCCTTAAGAAGTCTGATGTTGAGATCGAAAAGGCTAAACAATTCaccaaaactaaaaacaaaagaG ACTCGAGTTTACTTGATACTAGAATATGCAGCTAAAGGTGAACTCTACAAGGAACTACAGAAGTCCAAATGCTTCAGTGAGAGGCGAACTGCTACA AAGTCTATGGCAGCCACTTCTGCTGAGGGTGGCCTTGATCCCATACTTGCCTACACTGCCGGAGCAGAGATCGAGCAGCTGCAGTGGTCTTCCTCCCAGCCCGACTGGGTTGCCATTGCCTACTCCACTAAGCTTCAGATTCTGAGAGTTTAA